A genomic stretch from Plasmodium reichenowi strain SY57 chromosome 2, whole genome shotgun sequence includes:
- a CDS encoding hypothetical protein (conserved Plasmodium protein, unknown function) produces the protein MSLYMNVFEQIEIILEKCNNETFIKINTLIDHIIRNYANENLKEIHERKKVNDNNKKQKKKKKENNRNTIRNYFNLVDKENNLKKKNNNNNNNDDDDVMEQNKNKDSLLSLTIKNNNKTIINMFFFFGHFNIMIIIYYVIYKLKMFDKDLFIHEKGSNIHTNQSYTADSISDDLNKVGSDNNRNKNIIMRHININNKQHYLKKKYNIQDDEEEEQDKETTRSDIKLRDTYSDSQSKDIMMSLSPNKEEESMSSDNPNKDINSSDHNMNDSTNESTTTSLSTSINNTNRDNKNRKKNNINSNSNNNNNNNNNNNNNINSNNNSSSNNISGVYHYVPSQKYNIKYNTYNNKDHIIYHNKCITHILCSQLMYLDMNSFNQAIQDIVKTNKYKLLRVIILETFDSLNEYYRKFFLNKLKKCNVLIFIHSTHSLNDTFLHNCLYIRIPKPDKILFNNHILDFLKTNYKINNLNNQKKKYIINVLNYCNFDLPLILALLYIIQLHKYPDIKKIIKLIINSNIKKLINVIHKCIISNNSFFVIRNILYNILYTYNFHLHNFLNTFCKELAAYHKNDNNYKKDLYALFSKYTYITSMHDMHICSLENLCSNIILLEKKYAKTFNEVDNNSEDTQD, from the coding sequence ATGAGTCTTTATATGAATGTTTTTGAACAAATCGAAATTATTTTagaaaaatgtaataatgAAACGTTTATAAAGATTAACACCTTAATTGatcatattattagaaATTATGCGAATGAAAATCTGAAAGAAATACATGAGAGAAAAAAAGTAAAtgataacaataaaaagcagaagaaaaagaaaaaagaaaataacaGAAATACCATAcgtaattattttaatctggtcgataaagaaaataatttaaaaaaaaaaaataataataataataataatgatgatgatgatgtAATGGAgcaaaataaaaataaggatagtttattatcattaacaattaaaaataataataagactataattaatatgttttttttctttggacattttaatattatgattattatatattatgttatatataaattaaaaatgtttgataaggatttatttatacatgAAAAAGGTTCAAACATTCATACAAATCAAAGTTATACAGCCGATAGTATAAGTGATGATCTAAATAAAGTAGGCTCagataataatagaaataaaaatattattatgagacatattaatataaataataaacaacattatcttaaaaaaaaatataatatacaagATGACGAAGAAGAAGAACAAGACAAGGAAACCACTAGAAGCGACATCAAATTAAGAGACACATATAGTGATAGTCAAAGTAAAGATATTATGATGAGTTTAAGCCCAAACAAAGAAGAAGAAAGTATGAGTAGTGATAATCCaaataaagatattaatagtagtgatcataatatgaatgataGTACTAATGAAAGTACAACAACAAGTTTAAGCACAAGTATAAATAACACAAATAGAGATAACAAgaatagaaaaaaaaataatattaatagtaatagtaataataataataataataataataataataataataatattaatagtaataataatagtagtagtaataatattagtGGGGTATATCATTATGTACCTAgtcaaaaatataatattaaatataatacatacaataataaagatcatattatttaccacaataaatgtattacacatattttatgttCCCAATTAATGTATCTAGATATGAATTCATTCAATCAAGCTATACAAGATATTGTTAAAACgaataaatacaaattatTAAGAGTTATTATTCTTGAAACTTTTGATAGTctaaatgaatattatagaaaattttttttgaataagttaaaaaaatgtaatgttcttatttttatacatagTACTCATTCATTAAATGATACCTTTCTACAtaattgtttatatatacgtATACCCAAACcagataaaatattatttaataatcatatattagattttttaaaaactaATTATAAAATCAATAATCTtaataatcaaaaaaaaaaatatattattaatgttTTAAATTATTGTAATTTTGATTTACCACTTATATTAgcattattatatataatacaacTACATAAATATCcagatataaaaaaaattattaaacTAATCATTAAttcaaatattaaaaaattaataaatgttatacataaatgtatcatatcaaataattctttttttgttattagaaatatattatataatatcctatatacatataattttcatttacATAATTTCCTAAATACATTCTGTAAAGAACTTGCAGCatatcataaaaatgataataacTATAAAAAAGACTTATATGCTCTCTTCTctaaatatacatatattacatCCATGCATGATATGCACATATGCTCTCTAGAAAACCTATGCTCCAATATCATACTccttgaaaaaaaatatgcaAAAACATTTAATGAAGTTGATAACAATTCTGAAGATACACAGGATTAA
- a CDS encoding hypothetical protein (conserved Plasmodium protein, unknown function~part of same gene as PRSY57_0202900B~gap found within coding sequence): MLQYMRERKKYGKHIPKSLSSKINKRKLIQKNICTNYKTIKIIDIYENLPYNQLNNGRTKIKEIILANDVLVVLLISGISRAYNMINGEFLCEINPNNFSVVHTIVYNSYNNTLIIAYASFPAHLQCKVIDCNDLKHGITNSSKLGILFERVILSHPAFFEFCETNGRIGAANLNTNSYTFWNMETYEPVFEIEEEFQEIRVSDGLVAMFKQPVNNTIPLALFDIQNGERLVETVISILPRREMQFLELLVSKLLIKQEGSSLRIYDLLKKTRQKVKNTYTFQPTAFVFYDHPSPINGKVYNNEISKKFFTISNNLIEFWELDSFMLRKMYTIYVP; encoded by the exons ATGTTACAATACATGAGagaaaggaaaaaatatggaaagCATATACCAAAAAGTCTATCAtcaaaaattaataaaagaaaattaatacaaaaaaatatatgtacaaattataagactataaaaataattgacatttatgaaaatttaCCATATAATCAATTAAATAATGGAAGAActaaaattaaagaaattatattagCTAATGATGTTCTTGTTGTTTTGTTAATATCTGGAATTTCAAGAGCttataatatgattaaTGGAGAATTCTTATGTGAAATTAATCCGAACAATTTTTCTGTTGTACATACAATTGTCtataattcttataataatacattgATTATTGCATATGCTTCTTTTCCGGCACATTTACAGTGTAAAGTTATTGATTGTAAT GATTTAAAACATGGGATAACTAATTCTTCGAAACTTGGTATATTATTTG AAAGGGTTATATTAAGTCACCCAGctttttttgaattttgCG AAACTAATGGTAGAATAGGTGCTGCAAATTTAAATACAAATTCGTACACCTTCTGGAATATGGAAACATATGAGCCTGTATTTGAAATAGAGGAAGAATTTCAAGAAATAAG AGTATCTGATGGGTTGGTAGCTATGTTTAAGCAACCCGTAAATAATACAATTCCTCTAGCTTTATTCGATATACAAAATGGAGAAAGACTT GTCGAAACGGTTATTTCCATTTTGCCCAGGAGGGAAATGCAGTTTTTGGAACTCCTTGTGTCGAAATTAtta ATAAAGCAAGAAGGTTCTTCCCTTAGAATTTATGATTTACTAAAAAAGACAAGACAAAAAGTGAAGAATACTTATACTTTTCAACCCACCGCTTTTGTATTTTATGAT CATCCTTCTCCAATAAATGGAAAAGTGTACAACAATGAA ATAAgcaaaaaattttttacGATATCAAACAATTTGATAGAATTTTGGGAATTAGATTCCTTCATGTTGAGGAAAATGTACACTATATATGTACCAG
- a CDS encoding hypothetical protein (conserved Plasmodium protein, unknown function~part of same gene as PRSY57_0202900A~gap found within coding sequence) produces IYSSNAFEKIRKYDNLFTYVDYGNLKESELYKKRNEEETSLLYKKRILSNNIQDKKLKFDIKKEQFNYGALLFFSLNDGEFLNYISENICGNSVEVLASNSSMTTLVCGDDKGFIRILRNNPKYDDFEIKNTQMIRDVDKEYCTKLFNNKIIRIDERRRNSYQTKRKKSIDKQQELLKKAKMENFSDH; encoded by the exons GCATTTATAGTTCCAACGCTTTTGAGAAGATAAGAAAATATGACAATTTATTCACTTATGTTGATTACGgtaatttaaaagaaagtgaattatataagaaGAGGAATGAAGAAGAGACCagtttattatataagaaaagaatattaaGTAATAACATTCAAGATAAGAAATTAAAGTTTGACATTAAAAAAGAACAGTTTAATTATGGGGctcttttatttttttctttaaatgatggtgaatttttaaattatatttctGAAAATATATGTGGTAATTCAGTAGAAGTACTTGCTTCGAATAGTTCCATGACC ACTCTAGTGTGCGGAGATGATAAGGGTTTTATCCGCATTTTAAGAAATAACCCAAAATATGATGATTTCGAAATAAAGAATACACAGATGATTCGA GACGTTGATAAAGAATACTGCACTAAActatttaataataaaataattagGATAGACGAGAGAAGAAGAAATTCATACCAAAcgaaaagaaaaaagagTATCGACAAACAACAGGAATTGTTAAAGAAGGCTAAGATGGAGAACTTTTCTGATCATTAA
- a CDS encoding nucleolar preribosomal assembly protein, putative encodes MNNDSVTWEILGKGKCSFKKKVDTEIFCLNEYNVTGLCTKSNCPLSNSVYSTIILDKGEIYLYMKSVERAHLPSALWSRVLLSLNKKEAFNVIYKELKFTQNIKHIKKCMKRYVRIKEILKRSRKLILQKQVKIMPIKKKTERRDKTREKKALKAANLLNNVEKELLNRLNTGIYGSLYKFLTPKKKMKNKDSELTKIFDVMGENKDEMKKKGKKGKDENVNYETMSQEGAGGEDDEDEDIDMDDDDEDVDMDDEDVDMDDEDVDMDDDDVDMDDDDVDMDDDDEDVDMDDDDEDVDMDDDEGGIYDDNDEDDYDNYNDKDSVEESSSISNDKKKKKKRKRKEYKKEYVDNEHIKNLQANGKLAIDDDEIEEMNHNFRRKKKSNNKKEKGKKKIKMVYEND; translated from the exons ATGAATAACGATTCAGTGACGTGGGAAATATTGGGTAAAGGGAAATGTTCCTTTAAGAAAAAAGTAGATACtgaaatattttgtttaaatgaatataatgTAACAGGTTTATGTACAAAATCAAATTGTCCGCTAAGTAATAGTGTATATTCTACAATAATATTAGATAAGGgtgaaatatatttatatatgaaatcTGTTGAAAGAGCACATTTACCTAGTGCGTTATGGAGTAGGGTGCTTTTGAGTTTAAACAAAAAGGAAGCTTTTAATGTTATTTATAAAGAGTTAAAATTTACACagaatataaaacatataaagaAATGCATGAAGAGATATGTAAggataaaagaaatattaaagaGGAGTAGAAAACTCATATTACAAAAAcaagtaaaaataatgcCTATTAAGAAGAAAACGGAAAGGAGAGATAAAAcaagagaaaaaaaagcTTTAAAAGCTGCAAACCTTTTAAATAACGTAGAAAAGGAATTGTTGAATAGATTAAATACAGGAATTTATGGATCTCTGTATAAGTTCTTAACTCctaaaaagaaaatgaaaaataagGATTCTGaattaacaaaaatatttgatGTGATGGGGGAGAATAAAgatgaaatgaaaaagaagGGGAAAAAAGGAAAGGACGAAAATGTAAATTATGAGACAATGTCTCAGGAGGGTGCAGGCGGGGAggatgatgaagatgaaGATATAGATATggatgatgatgatgaagatgTAGATATGGATGATGAAGATGTAGATATGGATGATGAAGATGTAGATATGGATGATGATGATGTAGATATGGATGATGATGATGTAGATATggatgatgatgatgaagatgTAGATATggatgatgatgatgaagatgTAGATATGGATGACGATGAAGGTGgtatatatgatgataatgatgagGATGActatgataattataatgataaagaCAGCGTTGAAGAAAGTAGCTCAATAAGTAATGAtaagaagaagaaaaagaaaagaaagaGAAAAGAATACAAAAAGGAATATGTTGACAATGAGcacataaaaaatttacaaGCAAATGGGAAGCTGGCAATTGACGATGATGAAATAGAAGAAATGAATCATAATtttagaagaaaaaaaaaatcaaataataaaaaggaaaaag GCAAGAAGAAGATTAAAATGGTTTACGAAAATGACTAA